The following proteins are co-located in the Acinetobacter shaoyimingii genome:
- a CDS encoding siderophore ABC transporter substrate-binding protein codes for MKGNKLVISGLLLAVFNTAAYTAQFELKTDAKTIQLKQAPKNIAVYDLSVLDTLNALNIQAQIVPETTYQGHLAKYKNEKFIKAGTLFEPNLEKLKQAQPDLIFIGGRSAKNLDTLSQIAPTLNLSPDTTQYIPDLKQRTELLAQAFKREKIAKQKLNEVEKLQKSLKAKTQGKSAIMLFAVGDNFMPHAENDRFGFVYDLAGFKSVLPLTEKTTSTTRPEAGSPEALAQAKKNIDTLQKAIDQHPDYIIVLDRGAVNTQKYAAKDNILKHHVLSNAQAVKNKKVIFVNADAWYLTGAGLDNTIFMLNELSQAVQP; via the coding sequence ATGAAAGGAAATAAATTAGTCATTTCTGGCTTACTTTTGGCAGTGTTCAACACAGCAGCTTATACTGCTCAATTTGAACTAAAGACCGATGCCAAAACGATCCAATTGAAACAAGCGCCGAAAAATATTGCCGTTTATGACCTTTCTGTTTTAGACACATTAAATGCTTTAAATATTCAGGCACAAATTGTCCCTGAAACGACTTATCAAGGTCATTTAGCCAAATATAAAAATGAAAAATTTATTAAAGCAGGGACTTTATTTGAACCCAATTTGGAAAAGCTAAAGCAGGCTCAACCTGATTTGATTTTTATTGGTGGTCGTTCTGCTAAAAACTTAGACACCTTAAGTCAAATTGCTCCAACTCTAAATCTATCTCCTGATACGACTCAATATATCCCAGATTTGAAACAACGCACTGAGTTGCTGGCTCAAGCATTTAAGCGTGAAAAAATTGCGAAACAAAAGCTCAATGAAGTTGAAAAATTGCAAAAGAGCTTAAAAGCAAAAACACAAGGAAAGTCTGCCATAATGCTCTTTGCAGTTGGCGATAATTTTATGCCTCACGCTGAAAATGACCGTTTTGGATTTGTTTACGATTTGGCTGGCTTTAAATCTGTACTTCCGTTAACAGAAAAAACAACCAGTACAACACGCCCTGAAGCAGGTTCACCAGAAGCATTGGCTCAAGCAAAAAAGAACATCGATACTTTACAAAAAGCCATCGATCAACATCCAGATTACATCATCGTGTTAGATCGTGGTGCGGTAAATACGCAAAAATATGCAGCAAAAGACAATATTTTAAAACATCACGTTTTATCAAATGCGCAAGCAGTGAAAAATAAAAAAGTGATTTTCGTCAATGCTGATGCTTGGTATTTGACTGGTGCAGGCTTGGATAACACCATTTTTATGCTCAATGAACTCTCACAAGCTGTTCAGCCGTAA
- a CDS encoding carbonic anhydrase, producing the protein MLTAEEALESLKKGNQRFVKGETNHQRLLTHHERALMADTQEPFAIILGCSDSRVPAEMVFDQGLGDLFVIRVAGNIVAPSQVGSVEFAAESFGCPIVIVLGHTHCGAIESTIEALCNPDQAPSANLMSIVNRVRPSVEILMQTELKDDLKKLSCHAVRSNVFASVNQLRHGSAVLENLISQGKLKVIGAEYSLETGEVTFFDF; encoded by the coding sequence ATGCTGACTGCAGAAGAAGCTCTAGAAAGTTTAAAAAAAGGTAATCAACGTTTTGTTAAAGGCGAGACCAATCATCAGCGACTTTTAACGCATCATGAACGTGCTTTAATGGCAGATACACAGGAACCTTTCGCAATCATTTTAGGCTGTTCAGACTCTCGTGTACCCGCTGAGATGGTATTTGACCAAGGCCTTGGTGATCTTTTTGTGATTCGTGTTGCAGGCAATATTGTTGCGCCATCACAGGTGGGGAGTGTTGAATTTGCAGCTGAAAGTTTTGGTTGCCCAATTGTGATTGTATTGGGTCATACGCATTGTGGTGCGATTGAATCGACCATTGAAGCTTTGTGCAATCCAGATCAAGCACCTTCTGCAAATTTGATGTCAATTGTCAATCGTGTACGTCCATCTGTAGAAATCTTGATGCAAACCGAGTTGAAAGATGATTTGAAAAAACTGTCTTGTCACGCAGTTCGATCAAATGTATTTGCATCTGTTAATCAGTTACGTCATGGTTCAGCGGTACTTGAAAATTTAATCTCTCAGGGCAAATTAAAAGTGATTGGTGCTGAATACTCTCTAGAAACAGGCGAAGTCACTTTCTTCGATTTTTAA
- a CDS encoding ABC transporter ATP-binding protein codes for MAQFDSSTSIMPQVIISAQQLTQSIQVQQKTLTIFENLNLNIYAGEHVAITGRSGSGKSTLLGILATLDQASSGQLWIHGEAVHDLNEEQRAAIRLKHIGFVFQSFQLLPSLTALENVMLPARLQADFNYKSAEIKALDLLQKVGLSKQSQQTPKVLSGGEQQRVAIARALMSEPKIIFADEPTGNLDGDTAKEIEQLLFSLNRELGTTLVLVTHDPQLAAQCQRHFELKNGQLFETVKQQIEAEAKL; via the coding sequence ATGGCTCAGTTTGACTCATCTACATCTATCATGCCACAAGTGATCATCTCTGCACAGCAGCTGACACAAAGTATACAAGTTCAACAAAAAACGCTGACGATCTTTGAAAATTTAAATCTAAATATTTATGCAGGAGAACATGTTGCAATCACAGGTCGCTCAGGTTCAGGAAAGTCGACATTACTTGGAATACTGGCAACGCTGGATCAAGCTTCTTCTGGGCAGTTATGGATTCATGGTGAAGCGGTACATGATTTGAATGAGGAGCAACGTGCAGCGATTCGGTTAAAGCATATTGGTTTTGTTTTTCAGTCTTTTCAGTTATTGCCGTCCCTCACTGCACTTGAAAATGTCATGTTGCCAGCACGATTACAGGCTGATTTTAACTATAAAAGTGCTGAAATTAAAGCCTTAGATTTATTACAAAAAGTCGGTTTATCAAAACAAAGTCAGCAAACACCAAAAGTATTATCGGGCGGTGAACAACAGCGTGTTGCTATTGCACGAGCTTTAATGAGCGAGCCGAAAATTATTTTCGCAGATGAACCGACAGGAAATTTGGATGGAGATACCGCCAAAGAAATTGAACAGCTTTTGTTTTCATTAAATCGTGAATTGGGCACAACATTGGTTTTGGTCACACATGATCCACAATTGGCAGCGCAATGTCAGCGTCATTTTGAACTGAAAAATGGTCAGTTATTTGAGACGGTTAAACAACAAATTGAAGCTGAGGCGAAATTATGA
- the nfuA gene encoding Fe-S biogenesis protein NfuA → MSTENTSTAVAEEIPNLLITPTAQEYLFDLLEKQNTPGIAVRVFVENAGTPRAECCMAYSAPEEVVPTDYKQEYPQFSAYIDTPSIPYLLDAVIDYNKDRFGGQLTFRAPNSKVPRVGPDASIEERITYILQSEINPGLAGHGGNCALVEVVEDAEHGLTAVLKFGGGCQGCSAIDVTLKQGVETTLQQHVPELKRVVDQTDHTQAEGAYFK, encoded by the coding sequence ATGTCGACTGAGAACACCAGCACTGCGGTTGCTGAAGAAATTCCAAATTTATTGATTACACCAACTGCACAAGAGTATTTATTTGATTTACTTGAGAAACAAAATACTCCAGGCATTGCAGTGCGTGTTTTTGTGGAAAATGCTGGTACGCCACGCGCTGAATGTTGTATGGCATATAGTGCGCCTGAAGAAGTTGTACCGACAGATTACAAGCAAGAATATCCACAATTTTCGGCTTATATTGACACGCCATCTATTCCGTATTTGTTGGATGCCGTGATTGATTACAATAAAGACCGTTTTGGTGGTCAATTAACATTCCGTGCGCCGAATTCAAAAGTGCCACGTGTAGGTCCAGATGCATCTATTGAAGAACGTATTACTTACATTTTACAATCTGAAATTAACCCAGGACTTGCAGGTCATGGTGGTAATTGTGCGCTGGTTGAAGTGGTTGAAGATGCAGAGCACGGTTTAACTGCTGTACTTAAATTCGGTGGTGGTTGCCAAGGCTGTTCTGCGATTGACGTAACCTTAAAACAGGGTGTTGAAACGACTTTGCAACAGCATGTTCCTGAACTTAAACGTGTTGTAGATCAAACAGATCATACCCAAGCAGAAGGTGCATATTTTAAATAA
- a CDS encoding arylesterase gives MMLISANSFAKTILILGDSISAGYGIQPQQGWVHLLQNKLNQQYPKKHKVVNASVSGETTSGALARLPKLLQTYHPEIVVIELGGNDALRGQPPAMIQKNLGQLIQHSQKSKATVLLLGMKIPPNYGTAYSQAFEKNYQTLSQQYKVKLLPFFMQGIAGNNQLMQKDLIHPNAKAQSILLNNAYPYIKGAL, from the coding sequence ATGATGCTTATCAGTGCCAATTCTTTTGCTAAAACCATTCTCATTTTAGGTGATAGCATTAGCGCAGGATACGGTATTCAACCTCAACAAGGTTGGGTACATTTATTACAAAACAAACTGAATCAACAGTATCCGAAAAAGCATAAAGTGGTCAATGCAAGTGTCAGCGGTGAAACCACCAGCGGAGCTTTGGCGCGTCTTCCAAAACTTTTACAAACATACCATCCTGAAATTGTGGTGATTGAATTGGGCGGGAATGATGCCTTACGTGGGCAACCCCCAGCGATGATTCAGAAAAATCTTGGACAGTTGATTCAACATAGTCAAAAAAGCAAAGCGACTGTTCTATTATTAGGAATGAAAATTCCACCGAATTATGGCACCGCATATAGCCAAGCTTTTGAGAAAAATTATCAAACTTTAAGCCAGCAATATAAAGTCAAATTATTGCCTTTCTTTATGCAAGGCATTGCTGGGAACAATCAGTTAATGCAAAAAGACTTGATTCATCCCAATGCAAAAGCACAAAGTATTTTACTAAACAATGCCTACCCCTATATTAAAGGCGCTTTATAA
- a CDS encoding TonB-dependent receptor domain-containing protein gives MNNKWVKSYLSLAILSAVGANVYAAEVAAGDEIETAKLKTIVVSATGYEQDVSQAPASITVIDRKELEKRNYNDINDVLRNTPGVVVTGNGSSQSISIRGMGSSYTLFLVNGKPQNSKNVNPNGDDNGFEKNILPPMASIERIEIIRGPASTLYGTDAMGGVVNIITKKVSDDWHGTVELGTVIQDSHKSGDIKEGSVYLSGPLIENKLGLQLGLNKQERDEDHYVSGFRGTKRESLNSRLTYVLNDVHDFELDANFVKQEGESTVGKTVSASGNNPSNSYSRNYRDVYSLTHNGHYSDVLESSSYIQYEKSRNPDRKHNTNPTSGIDQETLIANSQWNLKLGSHDLALGGYFKREELNDRATNSNPMVGFSPIERDTYALFAEDTWHLTDRFNLTGGLRVDYDENYGEQYSPRLYGVYNLSDAFTVKGGVSTGYKQPDIRAVAPGYYAATGGAAGNAVIRANPDLKPEESTSGELGFYWKGGKSSASLTGFYTDFKNKIIEERFCQSAQDADGKWINGKECELFPGVAGTPSYYFISDRFNVDDAAMYGAEATFEAELAPDVNLVANYTYTKTEQKSGKFKGQPLNEMPEHMFNITVDYDIFDALNIWSRLHYRSETSSFLSRTSMSTKTPGYEFIDVGFNYKFNPTLTGKFGVYNILDEKALSSSGVQELDGRRYGISLVANF, from the coding sequence ATGAACAATAAGTGGGTTAAATCTTATTTATCTTTAGCAATTCTTAGCGCTGTAGGGGCGAACGTGTACGCAGCAGAAGTTGCAGCAGGGGATGAAATTGAAACAGCTAAGTTAAAAACTATTGTAGTTTCTGCAACTGGATATGAGCAGGATGTATCACAAGCACCAGCATCAATCACAGTCATTGACCGTAAAGAACTTGAAAAGCGTAATTATAATGATATCAATGATGTACTCAGAAATACCCCAGGGGTTGTGGTAACTGGAAATGGTTCATCTCAGAGTATCAGTATTCGTGGTATGGGATCGAGCTACACATTATTCTTAGTCAACGGGAAGCCACAAAACTCTAAGAATGTGAATCCGAACGGGGATGATAATGGTTTTGAAAAAAATATTTTGCCCCCTATGGCAAGTATTGAACGAATTGAAATCATCCGTGGACCTGCATCAACACTATATGGAACCGATGCAATGGGTGGTGTGGTCAATATTATTACAAAAAAAGTATCAGACGATTGGCATGGAACAGTTGAGCTAGGTACTGTTATTCAAGATAGTCATAAATCTGGCGATATAAAAGAGGGCTCAGTCTATTTATCAGGTCCATTGATTGAAAATAAACTTGGACTTCAATTGGGGTTGAACAAGCAAGAACGTGATGAAGATCATTATGTAAGTGGTTTTAGAGGTACAAAAAGAGAAAGCCTAAATTCACGCTTAACCTATGTTTTGAATGATGTGCATGATTTCGAATTAGACGCGAACTTCGTTAAGCAAGAAGGGGAATCGACTGTCGGAAAAACTGTGAGTGCAAGTGGTAATAACCCATCAAACTCCTATTCAAGAAACTATCGTGACGTTTATAGTTTAACGCATAATGGACATTATTCTGATGTTCTGGAAAGTTCGTCATATATCCAATATGAAAAATCTCGAAATCCAGATCGTAAGCATAATACCAATCCGACGTCTGGTATTGATCAAGAAACCTTAATTGCTAATTCACAATGGAATTTAAAACTTGGTTCGCATGATCTTGCATTGGGTGGTTATTTTAAAAGAGAAGAATTAAACGATAGAGCAACCAATAGTAATCCAATGGTTGGATTTAGCCCAATCGAACGTGATACTTATGCTTTATTCGCAGAAGATACTTGGCACCTAACCGATCGCTTTAATCTGACGGGTGGCTTACGTGTTGATTATGATGAAAATTATGGTGAACAATATAGCCCAAGACTGTATGGTGTATATAATCTTTCTGATGCTTTTACTGTTAAAGGCGGGGTATCAACTGGTTATAAACAACCTGACATTCGTGCAGTTGCACCAGGTTATTATGCAGCGACAGGTGGCGCTGCAGGTAATGCTGTGATCCGTGCAAATCCTGATTTAAAACCTGAAGAGTCAACATCTGGTGAATTAGGTTTTTATTGGAAAGGCGGTAAATCATCCGCATCACTCACTGGATTTTACACAGATTTTAAAAATAAAATTATTGAAGAGCGCTTCTGTCAGTCTGCCCAAGATGCTGATGGAAAGTGGATTAATGGGAAGGAATGTGAGCTTTTCCCTGGTGTAGCAGGTACTCCGTCTTATTACTTCATTAGCGATCGTTTTAATGTTGATGATGCTGCAATGTATGGTGCTGAGGCAACGTTTGAAGCAGAATTGGCGCCTGATGTAAATTTAGTTGCGAATTATACTTATACCAAAACAGAGCAAAAATCAGGTAAGTTTAAGGGGCAACCATTGAATGAAATGCCTGAGCATATGTTCAACATCACCGTGGATTACGATATTTTTGATGCGTTAAATATCTGGAGTCGTCTACATTATCGTAGTGAAACGTCTTCATTTCTTTCCCGTACAAGTATGTCTACGAAAACACCAGGTTATGAATTTATTGATGTAGGTTTTAATTACAAATTCAATCCAACATTAACGGGTAAGTTTGGTGTATACAATATTCTTGATGAAAAAGCATTAAGCTCATCTGGTGTTCAGGAGTTAGATGGTCGCCGTTATGGCATTAGTCTTGTTGCCAATTTCTAA
- a CDS encoding DUF7710 domain-containing protein yields the protein MLNGHIYVFNADQACFASAIFTSYLKAEAWIQHHYLSGILTEYPVDTGCYDWAIENGHFKDKSPIDRSPVFIGKFISAHQKNWHFKHGDLLGNNYFAIHDERT from the coding sequence ATGCTTAATGGTCATATCTATGTTTTTAATGCTGATCAAGCATGTTTTGCTTCAGCAATATTTACCAGCTATCTGAAAGCAGAAGCTTGGATTCAACATCATTATTTGTCTGGTATTTTGACAGAATATCCAGTGGATACGGGTTGCTATGATTGGGCAATCGAAAATGGTCATTTTAAGGATAAATCACCGATTGACCGTTCACCAGTTTTTATTGGAAAGTTTATTTCTGCGCATCAAAAAAATTGGCATTTTAAACATGGCGATTTACTGGGTAATAATTATTTTGCAATTCATGATGAGCGTACATAA
- a CDS encoding rhomboid family intramembrane serine protease, which translates to MFNLPFNHTVTLIIITVIVSLLAFNTQKLMNRLIFWPPAMKRGQYDRFITHGFVHADGTHLLFNMITLFFFGSIIESFYRDYFYNLGFVLFYLGGLIVAILPSYIKNKNNPNWASLGASGAVSAVLFAYILFEPWKLIFVFFIPVPAIVFAVLYVGYSVWAGKKGNSNINHSAHLWGAAYGVIVTILLEPRLIPHFLNKLSQLPF; encoded by the coding sequence ATGTTCAATTTACCTTTTAATCATACTGTTACGCTCATCATAATTACGGTCATTGTGTCATTACTTGCTTTTAACACTCAAAAATTGATGAATCGCTTAATTTTTTGGCCACCTGCAATGAAACGTGGTCAGTATGATCGTTTTATTACGCATGGTTTTGTGCATGCCGATGGCACACATTTACTATTCAATATGATTACGCTTTTTTTCTTTGGTAGCATCATTGAAAGTTTTTACCGTGATTACTTTTATAATTTAGGCTTCGTCTTATTTTATTTAGGTGGCTTAATTGTGGCCATTTTGCCAAGTTATATCAAAAATAAGAATAATCCGAATTGGGCAAGTTTAGGTGCATCTGGGGCAGTTTCTGCGGTTCTATTTGCCTATATTTTATTTGAACCTTGGAAGCTCATTTTTGTATTCTTTATCCCGGTTCCTGCTATTGTCTTTGCTGTACTGTATGTCGGCTATAGCGTTTGGGCGGGTAAAAAAGGTAATTCAAATATCAACCATAGTGCCCATCTTTGGGGAGCTGCATATGGTGTTATCGTCACTATTTTGCTTGAGCCAAGATTGATTCCACATTTTTTAAATAAGCTTAGTCAACTTCCCTTCTAA
- a CDS encoding inorganic phosphate transporter: protein MNSNQTPVSDSAQSSTVEKSTNVHVPTPKFFVPVFLTLIISTLIYIGFQLTTDLAHIPALSFYSMILLATALLIALGFEFVNGFHDTANAVATVIYTNALSAPVAVMWAGFCNFLGVMVASGAVAYGIIALLPVELIMNVGSGAGFAMVFAMLIAAILWNLGTWFLGIPASSSHTLIGSILGVGIMNYILHSGTGASGVDMEQVLKVGKALLFSPLIGFAFAAVLFLLVKKVFKKQLELFQPPEGNKPPPPLIRAILIFTCTGVSFAHGSNDGQKGMGLIMLILIGTVPLAYSLNKELDQQHLQSFGQLSAQTAAVIYPEHADIPDEHAREVITKYIQTKEITPEVVPALASLTDHLGDKVGTYNSIKEVPEAMVSELRNDMYLSTTAYKRLDKAEALPVMSEAQTQTVKEYRNHLDSFLQYIPTWVKVATALALGLGTMVGWKRIVVTVGERIGKEHMTYGQGMSAELVAMSTIAAADGFGMPVSTTHVLNSAVAGTMVANKSGLNFQMVKTILSAWIFTLPATICLSGGLFWLLLKVF from the coding sequence ATGAATTCTAATCAAACTCCAGTTTCAGATTCAGCACAATCGTCAACAGTTGAAAAGTCGACGAATGTTCATGTGCCGACGCCGAAATTTTTCGTTCCAGTGTTTCTTACGCTGATCATTTCTACATTAATTTATATTGGTTTTCAGTTGACTACGGATTTAGCTCATATTCCTGCGCTAAGTTTTTATTCAATGATTTTGCTCGCTACGGCACTGCTCATTGCTTTAGGCTTTGAATTTGTCAATGGTTTCCATGACACAGCCAACGCTGTTGCAACGGTGATTTATACCAATGCACTCTCTGCACCAGTAGCAGTGATGTGGGCAGGTTTTTGTAATTTCTTGGGCGTAATGGTGGCCAGTGGTGCTGTTGCTTATGGGATTATTGCGTTACTGCCTGTAGAACTGATCATGAACGTCGGCTCAGGTGCAGGTTTTGCCATGGTCTTTGCCATGTTGATTGCTGCTATCTTATGGAACTTAGGAACTTGGTTCCTTGGTATTCCTGCTTCTAGTTCACATACCTTAATCGGTTCGATTTTAGGTGTGGGGATCATGAACTATATTTTACATTCAGGTACGGGTGCATCTGGTGTAGATATGGAGCAAGTTCTAAAAGTGGGTAAAGCACTTTTATTTTCACCATTGATTGGTTTTGCTTTTGCAGCTGTGCTGTTTTTATTGGTTAAAAAAGTGTTCAAAAAACAATTGGAACTTTTTCAACCACCTGAAGGCAATAAGCCACCACCACCACTGATTCGTGCGATTTTGATTTTCACTTGTACAGGTGTAAGTTTTGCACATGGGTCAAATGATGGACAAAAAGGGATGGGGCTGATCATGTTGATTTTGATTGGTACTGTTCCTTTAGCCTATTCATTAAATAAAGAATTAGATCAACAACATCTACAGTCATTTGGTCAGTTATCTGCACAAACTGCTGCAGTGATTTATCCTGAGCACGCAGATATTCCAGATGAGCATGCGCGTGAAGTCATCACAAAATACATTCAGACTAAAGAAATTACTCCTGAAGTCGTACCTGCCTTAGCAAGTTTAACCGATCATTTAGGTGATAAAGTAGGTACATATAACAGCATTAAAGAAGTCCCTGAAGCAATGGTTTCTGAACTTCGAAATGATATGTATTTGAGTACTACAGCGTATAAACGTTTAGATAAAGCTGAAGCTTTGCCTGTAATGTCTGAAGCGCAAACCCAGACCGTGAAAGAATACCGTAATCATTTAGATTCTTTCTTACAGTACATCCCGACTTGGGTCAAAGTTGCAACAGCTTTGGCCTTAGGTTTAGGCACTATGGTGGGGTGGAAACGTATTGTGGTGACAGTCGGTGAGCGTATTGGTAAGGAACACATGACTTATGGTCAGGGGATGTCTGCTGAGTTAGTGGCAATGTCCACGATTGCAGCTGCAGATGGTTTTGGTATGCCAGTTTCAACAACGCATGTACTTAACTCTGCGGTAGCAGGGACCATGGTAGCCAATAAGTCTGGTCTAAATTTCCAGATGGTCAAAACGATTCTTTCTGCTTGGATCTTTACCCTTCCAGCAACGATCTGCTTGTCTGGTGGCTTGTTCTGGTTACTTCTCAAAGTTTTCTAA
- a CDS encoding alpha/beta fold hydrolase, whose protein sequence is MSAFQISHIMKFMTASALTLALSSTLLANLSAAATPTEYLDYPKLLEEQRNWAGLSTKTVHVSNITWTYSEGGSKDKPTLLLIHGLDSNRDSWNEVARSLTKQYHVIVPDLPGSGNTKAPLNFDFSIPNLSEELRFFVETLRIQNKLNIAGHSLGGSIAMFYASQYTLDTKSLFLMGASGLFQNNHTQYTKNPIYLKQLVVSQPGDLNFVMKKAMVNQPFVPEVRLKQQEQQLIAQSGDTSKLINEVFKLNHQYTVASFRNLLKSIDAPTLILWGKQDQIVNFEVASEIKSSIRHAQQPIILNNVGHMPILEAPQRVTESYLDFLSKIQYQNNVAAKH, encoded by the coding sequence ATGTCTGCTTTTCAAATCTCCCACATTATGAAATTCATGACCGCATCCGCTTTAACTTTAGCCCTCTCATCCACACTTTTGGCAAACTTAAGCGCTGCAGCCACTCCTACCGAATATTTAGACTATCCCAAATTATTAGAAGAACAGCGAAATTGGGCCGGTTTATCAACTAAAACTGTTCATGTCAGTAATATTACTTGGACATACAGCGAAGGGGGTTCTAAAGACAAACCTACGCTATTATTGATTCATGGTTTAGACAGCAACCGTGATTCTTGGAATGAAGTGGCGCGTTCACTAACCAAGCAATATCACGTGATTGTTCCAGACCTTCCTGGCAGTGGGAATACCAAGGCACCGCTCAATTTTGATTTTTCAATTCCAAACTTGAGTGAAGAATTACGTTTCTTTGTTGAAACTTTACGGATTCAAAATAAATTAAACATTGCTGGTCATTCATTGGGTGGATCAATTGCAATGTTTTACGCATCACAATATACCTTAGATACCAAGAGCTTATTTTTAATGGGTGCCAGTGGTCTATTTCAAAATAACCATACGCAATACACCAAGAACCCCATTTATCTAAAACAATTGGTGGTTAGTCAGCCTGGTGATTTAAACTTTGTCATGAAAAAGGCGATGGTTAATCAACCTTTTGTACCTGAGGTTCGCCTGAAACAACAGGAACAACAATTGATTGCACAATCTGGTGATACCTCAAAATTGATTAATGAAGTGTTTAAGCTCAATCATCAATACACCGTGGCTTCATTTAGAAACTTGCTAAAAAGCATTGATGCGCCTACCCTCATCCTCTGGGGTAAGCAAGATCAGATTGTGAATTTTGAGGTGGCCAGTGAGATTAAATCATCCATTCGCCATGCACAGCAGCCAATTATTTTAAATAATGTTGGTCATATGCCCATCTTAGAAGCGCCTCAGCGTGTCACAGAAAGTTATTTGGATTTCTTAAGCAAAATCCAATATCAAAATAATGTGGCAGCGAAACATTAA